A stretch of Microcoleus sp. FACHB-68 DNA encodes these proteins:
- a CDS encoding FAD-dependent oxidoreductase encodes MAVEYDLVIIGGGSGGLVVASAAAQLKAKVALVERDRLGGDCLWVGCVPSKSLIHASRIAWEVKNAERFGISCQDPQIDFAKANRHVQRVISTIEPNDSPARFESLGVEVIFGSGQFLDRQTFEVNGRKLCARAFVIATGSKPALLPVPGLQQAGYLTNEQVFSVQQRPKSLAVIGGGPIGCELGQAFSRLGSQVTLIASKDRILPKEDPEAAAVVQAQFESEGIRVLTNTRVDRVEVVEGQKLLWAGNQKIVADEILVAAGRVANVESLNLEAAGVEAGKQGIQVNGKLQTTNPRIYACGDVIGGYQFTHVASYEASVVLKNALFFPITKANYRVIPWATFTDPELARVGLTEEAARNRYGDRIEVLKQEFASVDRAQAEAATVGFAKIITKGNGEILGAHIVGPSAGELIHEVVLAMSNRLKVSALTGMIHIYPTLAEVNSKAALQLTKQKYAKNSRLQSILEKFFQLRRSL; translated from the coding sequence GTGGCAGTTGAATACGATTTAGTCATCATCGGCGGTGGATCTGGAGGTTTAGTCGTCGCCAGTGCGGCAGCGCAACTGAAAGCAAAAGTAGCTTTGGTAGAACGGGATCGTTTGGGAGGCGACTGTCTCTGGGTGGGTTGCGTACCCAGCAAATCCCTGATCCATGCCTCTCGTATCGCCTGGGAAGTCAAAAATGCTGAGCGTTTTGGTATTTCCTGCCAAGATCCCCAAATTGATTTTGCCAAAGCCAACCGGCACGTTCAGCGCGTCATCTCTACTATTGAACCCAATGACTCACCGGCACGATTTGAAAGCTTAGGCGTTGAAGTCATCTTTGGATCGGGCCAATTCCTTGACCGGCAGACTTTTGAGGTAAATGGCCGAAAACTTTGCGCTAGAGCATTTGTGATCGCCACCGGCTCAAAACCGGCACTTCTCCCTGTACCGGGACTGCAACAAGCCGGTTATCTCACCAACGAGCAAGTTTTCTCTGTGCAACAGCGTCCCAAATCTCTTGCGGTTATTGGTGGGGGGCCAATTGGCTGCGAGTTGGGTCAAGCATTCTCCCGCTTAGGTTCGCAGGTAACGCTGATCGCCAGCAAGGATCGCATTTTACCTAAAGAAGACCCGGAAGCTGCGGCTGTGGTGCAAGCTCAGTTTGAATCTGAAGGCATTCGAGTGCTAACGAACACACGAGTAGATCGGGTGGAAGTGGTTGAGGGTCAAAAACTTCTCTGGGCGGGAAACCAGAAAATTGTCGCGGATGAAATTTTGGTTGCTGCCGGTCGAGTTGCGAATGTAGAATCTCTTAACTTAGAAGCTGCCGGTGTGGAAGCCGGTAAACAGGGAATTCAGGTAAACGGCAAACTGCAAACAACCAATCCCCGCATTTATGCCTGTGGGGACGTGATCGGCGGCTACCAGTTCACCCACGTTGCCAGCTATGAAGCCAGTGTGGTGCTGAAAAATGCCTTATTCTTTCCCATAACTAAAGCGAATTATCGGGTGATTCCCTGGGCCACCTTTACCGATCCCGAACTTGCTAGAGTCGGATTAACAGAGGAAGCGGCGAGAAATCGTTACGGGGATCGCATTGAGGTACTTAAACAGGAATTTGCCTCTGTAGATCGCGCTCAAGCAGAGGCAGCGACAGTGGGGTTTGCTAAAATTATTACTAAGGGTAACGGAGAAATTCTCGGCGCTCATATTGTTGGCCCATCTGCCGGCGAGTTAATTCACGAGGTCGTTTTGGCGATGTCCAACCGGCTCAAGGTATCGGCCCTCACCGGCATGATTCACATCTACCCCACCCTGGCAGAAGTTAACAGTAAAGCGGCTTTGCAGCTCACCAAGCAAAAATATGCCAAAAATAGCCGGTTGCAGAGCATTCTAGAGAAGTTCTTCCAATTGCGTCGATCCTTGTGA
- a CDS encoding ATP-binding protein, with protein MSEDFRIKNWEFFILPSSFFLLHSSFFIEKMVLDNLGGWWKSHLGKKPEKQEQPLKQAQLSVLTELNALAEVLQWFEQFKLALLPCNVWWQCQTALAEGLTNAVRHAHRNLPQTTPIEIEVKLFSHQMEMRIWDQGQPFDLEKRLHENLKLFRPGDPDPHGNGLIFMYKLMDELSYTRTPDERNCLLMRKKISK; from the coding sequence GTGAGTGAAGACTTTAGAATTAAGAATTGGGAATTCTTTATTCTTCCTTCTTCATTCTTCCTTCTTCATTCTTCATTCTTCATTGAGAAGATGGTGTTAGACAACCTTGGCGGCTGGTGGAAATCCCACCTGGGAAAAAAACCAGAGAAACAAGAACAACCCCTCAAACAAGCCCAGCTTTCCGTCTTGACGGAACTGAATGCTCTAGCCGAAGTTTTGCAATGGTTTGAGCAGTTTAAACTGGCGCTGCTCCCCTGTAACGTTTGGTGGCAATGCCAAACAGCCCTCGCAGAAGGTTTAACGAACGCGGTGCGCCATGCTCACCGAAACTTGCCCCAGACGACCCCCATTGAGATTGAGGTCAAACTTTTTTCGCACCAGATGGAAATGCGAATTTGGGATCAAGGTCAACCGTTTGATTTAGAAAAAAGGTTGCACGAAAACCTAAAACTCTTTCGTCCCGGCGATCCCGACCCGCACGGCAATGGATTGATCTTCATGTACAAGCTGATGGATGAGCTTTCGTATACGCGAACACCAGACGAGCGCAATTGTTTGCTGATGCGAAAAAAAATTAGCAAATAA
- a CDS encoding leucine-rich repeat domain-containing protein — MLLKILGKNNSVRAKIFQTVVSVSIAITLSLEVYRLPASSGQGVPATMFKTFADWCSNQANLSADVKHTVEVLLKEAGTSDCDVANKQLSRQTILILKSQQISNLSPLQSLTNLTNLYLSYNQISDLTPLQSLTNLTHLDLYENKISDLTPLHSLTELTYLSLSHNQISDITSLKSLTKLKTLSLDFNQISDISSLQSLTNLTGLYLSGNQIRDLNPLKSLENLTALFLSGNQIRDISALQGLTNLTILYLSVNKIREIEALQFLTNLTELNLNSNQVKNITALKSLTKLTTVNLRQNRISEQACPVQPESICKF, encoded by the coding sequence ATGTTACTGAAAATTTTAGGCAAAAATAACTCGGTTCGCGCAAAAATCTTTCAAACAGTCGTTTCTGTCAGTATTGCTATAACGCTCTCTTTAGAAGTTTACAGGCTGCCGGCTTCTTCGGGTCAAGGGGTGCCGGCAACGATGTTCAAAACGTTTGCTGATTGGTGTTCCAATCAAGCCAATCTTTCTGCCGATGTCAAACATACGGTTGAGGTGCTGTTAAAAGAAGCCGGCACTTCTGATTGTGATGTTGCAAACAAGCAACTTTCAAGACAGACTATTCTTATCCTTAAAAGTCAGCAAATTTCTAATCTTAGCCCCTTACAATCCCTGACTAATTTAACGAATTTATATCTCAGCTATAATCAAATTTCCGATCTTACACCTCTGCAATCTTTAACGAATCTCACTCATCTAGACCTGTACGAAAATAAAATTTCCGATCTCACCCCCCTGCACTCTTTAACTGAACTCACTTATCTTTCTCTCAGTCATAATCAGATATCAGATATTACGTCGCTGAAATCTCTGACTAAGTTAAAGACATTATCTCTAGATTTTAATCAAATTTCTGATATCAGTTCCTTACAATCTCTGACAAATTTAACCGGACTCTATCTCAGCGGCAATCAAATTAGGGATCTCAACCCGCTGAAATCGCTAGAAAACTTAACTGCTCTTTTTCTGAGCGGCAATCAAATCAGAGATATTAGTGCTTTGCAAGGATTGACTAACTTAACGATTCTTTATCTTAGCGTCAATAAAATTAGAGAAATCGAGGCTTTGCAATTTCTCACGAATTTAACTGAACTGAACTTGAATTCCAATCAAGTTAAAAATATTACCGCTTTGAAATCTTTAACGAAACTAACAACGGTTAATCTGCGCCAAAACCGAATTTCTGAACAAGCTTGCCCGGTTCAACCTGAGTCGATTTGTAAGTTTTAG
- a CDS encoding exopolysaccharide biosynthesis polyprenyl glycosylphosphotransferase, producing MVSQPPDADFRVIVTNEIPLVQLPARLSVLEAVAFKQTCQQLCQQSPVPSKIILDFSQTHFMDSSGVGALVNNVRITQQQGIELILQTVQPQVMAVLSITGLDQVLKIEPATETPTPSSARRVQNQLPTTHPSVRSWVKRLIDVVGALVGLVLTAILLIPIGIAIKLDDPGPIFFSQIRCGWMGRRFRLWKLRSMCVNAEALKSQVVNQVEGPLFKNDNDPRITRVGRFLRRTSLDELPQFWNVLRGEMSLVGTRPPTPDEVERYEVPEWQRLDVKPGMTGEWQVKGRSRISKFEDVIRLDLQYQKNWSLIYDLKLILQTVLVLFNKNSGAM from the coding sequence ATGGTTAGCCAACCCCCAGACGCAGACTTTCGGGTTATAGTCACCAACGAAATTCCCTTGGTTCAGCTGCCTGCTCGCCTAAGCGTGCTAGAAGCAGTTGCCTTTAAGCAAACCTGCCAACAGCTTTGCCAGCAAAGCCCCGTTCCCAGCAAAATCATCCTTGATTTTAGCCAAACCCACTTTATGGACAGTAGTGGGGTTGGGGCTTTGGTCAATAATGTGCGAATCACCCAACAGCAGGGAATTGAATTGATCCTGCAAACTGTCCAGCCCCAAGTTATGGCAGTCCTGTCCATAACTGGACTCGATCAAGTTTTAAAAATTGAACCCGCAACGGAAACGCCGACACCCAGTAGCGCCCGTCGCGTCCAAAATCAGCTACCAACGACCCATCCCTCCGTGCGCTCGTGGGTCAAACGCTTGATAGACGTGGTGGGGGCTTTGGTGGGTTTGGTTTTGACGGCAATTTTGCTGATTCCCATTGGGATTGCCATCAAACTGGACGATCCTGGCCCAATTTTCTTCAGTCAAATCCGCTGCGGTTGGATGGGCCGGCGATTTCGGCTGTGGAAACTGCGCTCAATGTGCGTCAATGCAGAAGCGCTGAAATCGCAAGTGGTTAACCAAGTAGAAGGCCCATTGTTTAAAAACGACAATGATCCCCGGATCACGCGAGTAGGCCGGTTTCTGCGGCGAACCAGTTTGGATGAGCTGCCGCAGTTTTGGAACGTCCTTAGAGGCGAAATGAGTTTAGTTGGCACCCGGCCTCCAACCCCGGATGAAGTAGAGCGTTACGAAGTGCCAGAATGGCAACGCTTAGATGTCAAACCCGGCATGACCGGCGAATGGCAAGTAAAGGGCCGGTCTCGCATCAGCAAATTTGAGGACGTGATCCGTCTGGATTTGCAATATCAAAAAAATTGGAGCCTTATCTATGACTTAAAATTAATTCTTCAAACTGTTCTAGTCCTGTTTAATAAAAACAGCGGTGCGATGTGA
- a CDS encoding ABA4-like family protein, which translates to MTIEQLFTGANLFVLPFWTLMILLPNWGITRKIMQSLIPFVLLAALYLFLLSGTITSESAQALSNPKLADIARFFAEERAAATGWIHFLVMDLFVGRWIYLEGQRTGTWTIHSIALCLFAGPLGLLSHIVTAWVSQKFFPQPETEPTPTTP; encoded by the coding sequence ATGACAATCGAACAACTATTCACCGGCGCTAATTTATTCGTCTTACCCTTTTGGACATTAATGATTTTATTGCCCAACTGGGGGATCACCCGAAAGATTATGCAATCCCTCATACCTTTTGTGCTCTTAGCCGCGCTGTACTTATTTTTGCTCAGCGGCACCATCACATCTGAATCTGCTCAAGCATTATCCAATCCAAAATTAGCAGATATCGCCCGCTTCTTCGCTGAAGAAAGAGCCGCAGCAACCGGCTGGATACATTTTCTAGTAATGGATCTATTTGTCGGTCGTTGGATCTACCTAGAAGGACAACGCACCGGCACCTGGACAATTCATTCTATCGCCCTCTGCTTATTTGCCGGCCCATTAGGCTTACTCTCCCATATTGTCACCGCTTGGGTGAGTCAGAAATTCTTCCCCCAACCTGAAACAGAACCAACACCAACAACACCCTAA
- a CDS encoding cupin produces the protein MESHDWLVTDSGQCQACVLLSESEWPTSTYRLYRFLTEVEDILLEVQEDRRRLQAIRPLVRRLLTSSYWLQCAYLEPSPETGWSVLKLYEEPNFPLCVQIVSWLPGKVSAIHHHGTWAVVALISGQEKNTFWQRTGEAEFPNRVQRVGERILEGGDILGFTSNVIHCVEALGDEPAVSFHIFGKPEKCSPLEFEPVSSTDGSV, from the coding sequence ATGGAAAGTCATGATTGGTTAGTCACCGATAGCGGGCAGTGTCAAGCTTGTGTGTTGCTGAGCGAGAGTGAGTGGCCAACCAGCACTTACCGGCTCTATCGGTTTCTAACAGAGGTGGAAGATATTCTGTTGGAAGTACAGGAAGATCGCCGGCGTCTCCAAGCAATTCGCCCATTGGTGCGCCGGTTGCTCACAAGTTCCTATTGGCTGCAATGTGCTTATCTTGAACCTTCACCGGAAACGGGATGGTCGGTTTTAAAGCTTTATGAGGAGCCAAATTTTCCGCTGTGCGTGCAGATTGTATCGTGGCTACCTGGAAAAGTTTCGGCGATTCACCATCATGGGACTTGGGCGGTGGTGGCGCTAATTAGTGGCCAAGAGAAAAATACGTTTTGGCAAAGAACCGGGGAGGCTGAATTTCCAAATCGAGTTCAACGGGTTGGTGAACGCATTTTGGAGGGTGGGGATATTCTCGGTTTTACGTCTAATGTGATTCATTGTGTTGAAGCTTTAGGTGATGAGCCGGCGGTGAGTTTTCATATCTTTGGGAAACCGGAAAAGTGTTCGCCTTTAGAGTTTGAGCCGGTGAGTTCTACGGATGGGAGTGTTTAA